The proteins below come from a single Saccharopolyspora sp. SCSIO 74807 genomic window:
- a CDS encoding metalloregulator ArsR/SmtB family transcription factor translates to MLMSPVAGADEDAPGHAADAQPDLAEAAVKLFGDPLRAEIVRLLAREQMCTCHLVDDTGARQSTISHHLRVLREAGFVSAEPRGRYTYYRLRPEALSLLTVGIANLTAQAHHAQAIRRPCA, encoded by the coding sequence ATGTTGATGTCACCCGTCGCTGGGGCTGACGAAGACGCTCCCGGACACGCTGCGGACGCGCAACCGGACCTCGCCGAAGCTGCCGTGAAGCTCTTCGGGGACCCGCTCCGCGCGGAGATCGTGCGCCTGCTCGCCCGCGAGCAGATGTGCACCTGCCACCTGGTGGACGACACCGGCGCCCGGCAATCCACCATCAGTCACCACCTGCGCGTTCTCCGCGAAGCCGGCTTTGTCTCCGCCGAGCCGCGCGGCCGGTACACCTACTATCGGCTGCGCCCGGAAGCGCTGAGCCTGCTCACCGTGGGCATCGCGAACCTCACCGCGCAGGCACACCACGCCCAGGCCATCCGTCGCCCCTGCGCCTGA
- a CDS encoding ArsO family NAD(P)H-dependent flavin-containing monooxygenase: protein MADTADVVVIGGGQAGLAAGYFLRRARLNFVILDAHDRPGGAWQHGWKSLRLFSPAEYSPLPGWWMPRQEGETFPTAGHVVSYLRNYEQRYELPVHRPVHVQGVHDAGAWLAVDTDHGTWRTSIVISATGTWDSPYLPDYPGRDEFAGEQLHTVAYRSPEQYRGQRVVVVGGGNSAAQILAEVSTVADATWVTQRPPRIMPDDVDGRVLFDVATQREVARRAGTDAEGVSGLGDIVMVPSVREARDRGVLHAHPMFDRLTRDGIAWSDGTQKHCDAIIWCTGFRPSLHHLDPLGLEYQNGVPKTVGTRSVDEPRLYLLGYGDWTGSASATLIGAGRTAKTTIADIADRLRSA, encoded by the coding sequence ATGGCCGACACAGCGGACGTGGTCGTGATCGGCGGCGGGCAAGCCGGCCTGGCCGCCGGCTACTTCCTCCGCCGAGCCCGGCTGAACTTCGTCATCCTGGACGCGCACGACCGGCCGGGAGGCGCGTGGCAGCACGGGTGGAAATCGCTGCGGCTGTTCTCCCCTGCCGAATACAGCCCGCTGCCCGGCTGGTGGATGCCCCGCCAAGAAGGCGAAACCTTCCCCACCGCAGGCCACGTCGTCAGTTACCTGCGCAACTATGAGCAGCGATACGAGCTGCCCGTTCACCGCCCCGTTCACGTGCAGGGTGTCCACGACGCGGGGGCGTGGCTGGCCGTCGACACCGACCACGGGACCTGGCGCACCTCGATCGTCATCAGCGCGACAGGCACCTGGGACTCGCCGTACCTACCGGACTATCCGGGCCGCGACGAGTTTGCGGGAGAACAACTGCACACCGTCGCCTACCGCTCCCCCGAGCAGTACCGAGGCCAACGGGTAGTGGTCGTGGGAGGCGGTAACTCCGCGGCCCAGATCCTGGCCGAAGTCTCCACCGTCGCTGACGCGACATGGGTCACCCAGCGCCCTCCGCGGATCATGCCCGACGACGTGGACGGCCGCGTCCTGTTCGACGTGGCCACCCAGCGCGAAGTCGCCCGCCGGGCCGGCACGGACGCCGAGGGCGTCTCCGGGTTGGGCGACATCGTGATGGTGCCCAGCGTGCGCGAAGCCCGTGACCGCGGCGTGCTGCACGCCCACCCCATGTTTGACCGCCTCACCCGCGACGGCATCGCTTGGAGCGACGGAACTCAAAAGCATTGTGACGCGATCATCTGGTGCACCGGGTTCCGTCCCAGCCTGCACCACCTCGATCCCTTGGGGTTGGAGTACCAGAACGGCGTGCCGAAAACCGTGGGCACGCGGTCGGTCGACGAGCCACGGCTGTATCTACTCGGGTACGGAGACTGGACCGGTTCTGCGTCGGCGACCCTGATCGGCGCGGGCCGTACCGCGAAGACGACCATCGCCGACATCGCCGATCGCCTGCGCTCGGCGTAG
- a CDS encoding FAD-dependent oxidoreductase, protein MNESPVVVVGAGPVGLAAAAELAERGVEPLVLERADRAGAAVAQWHHVRLFSRWAELIDPAARRLLEATGWQAPDEGSYPTGREWVEHYLRPLADALGTRVRFGAEVVGVARRGRDRVVDAGRDSEPLTVHVRTASGAEERVTVRAVIDASGTWGNPSPLGGDGLPAAGEHAAAEWIAYQVPDLTDAFVRERYAGRHVVVAGSGHSALTALVAFDELAARHPDTRITWLLRRGEVGDTFGGGQADQLPARGALGQRAKAAVEAGRIAVVTGFRTAAVERDAHRLTLVSDLGERVESVDEVVVLTGFRPDLSWLSEIRLGLDATLQAPVALAPLIDPNVHSCGTVYPHGVTELSHPEPGVFLAGMKSYGRAPTFLALTGYEQVRSVAAALAGDRESAERVELVLPETGVCGGAGVFDAPTAEQADGCCGAPAEPESLTVSARSTH, encoded by the coding sequence ATGAACGAGTCGCCTGTGGTGGTCGTCGGTGCTGGTCCGGTCGGGTTGGCAGCGGCTGCCGAGCTGGCCGAGCGGGGCGTGGAACCACTGGTGCTGGAACGCGCCGATCGAGCGGGGGCCGCGGTGGCGCAGTGGCATCACGTGCGCCTGTTCTCCCGCTGGGCAGAGCTGATCGACCCGGCCGCCCGCCGACTGCTGGAAGCAACCGGCTGGCAGGCCCCGGACGAGGGCAGCTATCCGACAGGTCGGGAGTGGGTCGAGCACTACCTGCGCCCGCTGGCCGACGCGTTGGGAACGCGGGTGCGGTTCGGCGCCGAGGTCGTGGGGGTGGCTCGCCGCGGCCGGGACCGGGTTGTCGACGCCGGGCGCGACAGCGAGCCGTTGACCGTGCACGTGCGCACCGCGTCGGGTGCCGAGGAACGGGTGACCGTGAGGGCGGTGATCGATGCCTCGGGTACCTGGGGCAACCCGAGTCCGCTCGGTGGCGACGGGCTGCCGGCGGCGGGTGAGCATGCAGCGGCTGAGTGGATCGCCTACCAGGTGCCGGACCTGACCGATGCGTTCGTCCGGGAGCGGTATGCGGGTAGGCACGTGGTGGTGGCGGGAAGTGGGCATTCGGCGTTGACGGCTCTGGTCGCGTTCGACGAGCTGGCCGCTCGGCACCCGGATACGCGGATCACGTGGCTGCTGCGCCGCGGCGAGGTGGGCGACACCTTCGGAGGCGGCCAAGCCGATCAGTTGCCCGCCCGAGGTGCGCTCGGCCAGCGGGCCAAGGCCGCTGTCGAGGCCGGACGGATCGCGGTCGTCACCGGATTCCGCACGGCGGCGGTGGAACGCGACGCACATCGACTCACCCTGGTTTCCGACCTCGGCGAACGGGTCGAGTCGGTCGACGAGGTCGTGGTGCTGACCGGGTTCCGCCCCGACCTGTCGTGGCTGTCCGAGATCCGGCTTGGCCTGGATGCGACGTTGCAGGCGCCGGTGGCGCTGGCGCCATTGATCGACCCGAACGTGCACTCCTGCGGCACGGTCTATCCGCACGGGGTTACCGAGTTGTCCCATCCGGAACCCGGCGTCTTCCTGGCGGGGATGAAGAGCTACGGCCGCGCGCCGACATTCTTGGCGCTGACCGGCTACGAGCAGGTGCGCTCGGTCGCCGCCGCACTGGCCGGCGACCGCGAGTCTGCCGAGCGGGTCGAGCTGGTGTTGCCGGAAACCGGTGTGTGCGGCGGTGCCGGCGTTTTCGACGCTCCCACCGCGGAGCAGGCTGACGGGTGCTGCGGCGCACCGGCCGAGCCGGAGTCGCTGACAGTGTCTGCTCGGTCCACACACTGA
- a CDS encoding GNAT family N-acetyltransferase, with protein sequence MAIALRQAQVLPTSDAATYADWFACLGEPVRVRLLHAVATSSKGITVGALTKILGTSQSTCSFHVRKLADVGFVRLHKEGTATIVTINEACCTGLPHAADAVMGLLGPQPCCPDNLPADVTVRALNAKDWTAVRRIYAEGIDTGIATFETTVPSKASLDAKWLPEHRWVAELDGEVVGWTAAGPVSTRECYAGVAETAVYVADGYRGRGGGKALLHKQVTEADAAGLWTLQTAIFTENRASIALHHAAGYRTVGVRERIAQRDGIWRDTVLLERRSPIN encoded by the coding sequence ATGGCGATAGCGCTTCGGCAAGCCCAGGTCCTGCCCACCTCCGATGCGGCGACCTACGCCGACTGGTTTGCGTGCCTCGGCGAACCCGTGCGGGTGCGGCTGCTGCACGCGGTGGCCACCAGTTCGAAGGGCATCACCGTGGGTGCGTTGACGAAGATCCTGGGCACCAGCCAGTCGACCTGCTCCTTCCACGTGCGCAAGCTCGCCGACGTCGGCTTCGTCCGGCTCCACAAGGAAGGCACCGCCACGATCGTCACGATCAACGAAGCCTGCTGCACCGGCCTGCCCCACGCCGCCGACGCCGTCATGGGTCTGCTCGGACCTCAGCCCTGCTGCCCGGACAACCTCCCGGCCGATGTCACCGTCCGAGCACTGAACGCTAAGGACTGGACCGCCGTGCGCCGCATCTACGCCGAGGGCATCGACACCGGCATCGCGACCTTCGAGACCACCGTGCCCAGCAAAGCCAGCCTCGACGCCAAATGGCTGCCCGAGCACCGGTGGGTCGCCGAACTCGACGGCGAGGTCGTCGGCTGGACCGCCGCCGGCCCGGTCTCAACGCGCGAGTGCTACGCGGGAGTCGCCGAGACCGCCGTCTACGTCGCTGACGGCTACCGCGGACGCGGAGGTGGGAAAGCGCTGCTGCACAAGCAAGTCACCGAAGCCGACGCCGCCGGACTCTGGACCCTGCAAACCGCGATCTTCACCGAGAACCGCGCCAGCATCGCCCTGCACCACGCCGCCGGCTACCGCACCGTCGGCGTCCGCGAACGCATCGCCCAACGCGACGGGATCTGGCGCGACACCGTGCTCCTGGAACGCCGCTCACCCATCAACTGA
- a CDS encoding metalloregulator ArsR/SmtB family transcription factor, whose protein sequence is MSEAADIAPVDGLLGQGDEVGTVAKFFRALGDPSRLRLLEFLLDGERSVSDCVAHIGLSQGRISTHLACLADCGYVHARREGRWCYYRVTDPRVAELVMLARALAADNCTALDACERIDAPATAPRRM, encoded by the coding sequence ATGAGTGAGGCGGCGGACATCGCCCCGGTCGACGGGTTGCTTGGCCAAGGGGACGAGGTCGGCACGGTGGCGAAGTTCTTCCGTGCCCTGGGTGACCCAAGCCGCCTGCGGCTGTTGGAGTTCCTGCTCGACGGTGAGCGCTCGGTGAGCGACTGCGTCGCCCACATCGGCCTCTCGCAAGGCCGGATCTCCACCCACCTGGCGTGCCTGGCCGACTGTGGCTACGTCCACGCTCGTCGTGAAGGCCGCTGGTGTTACTACCGGGTCACCGATCCGAGGGTAGCCGAGTTGGTCATGCTCGCCCGTGCGCTGGCCGCCGACAACTGCACTGCGCTGGACGCCTGCGAGCGCATCGACGCACCCGCGACCGCCCCGAGACGGATGTAG
- the arsA gene encoding arsenical pump-driving ATPase, whose amino-acid sequence MASVEIFDPAMCCSTGVCGPSVDPALTQFAADVEWLGSAGVEVHRFGLSTEPGKFVENGEVGGLLKDKGEEALPAVFVDGALRTSGRYPTRVELSEWTGVATVPTDQVLGGLLRVRTPFVFFTGKGGVGKTSTASATAIGLADAGRSVLVVSTDPASNLGEVLETTAGRDPQPVPGVAGLFVMNLDPGEAAAQYREKVLGPYRDSLPVSAVEQIEEQLSGACTVEIAAFNEFVALLTDPEVRERFDHVVFDTAPTGHTLRLLSLPSAWSDFLATNPGGASCLGPLAEMGAQQQRYAEAMHALADGDQTTLVLVTRPEQGALAEAGRASAELRELGVGNQRLIVNGVFTATRNDDPLAQAWQQRAEHALEQMPESLAEVTEVESVPLLPELPLGVPGLRAMLSTTLPAQSVSTTDTVLPAGVATDLRELVDEVAANGRGLVMTLGKGGVGKTTVASAVAVALARRGLPVTLTTTDPAAHLDASLGDGLGDLEVTRIDPVAETAAYTEAVLAEAGAELDEQGRALLVEDLRSPCTEEIAVFHAFARTVAAAQDRIVVVDTAPTGHTLLLLDASRSYQRQLSQQTGQAPPAEAVELLDRLTDPDYTRVVLVSLPEATPVHEAAALQGDLARAGIKPFAWVVNQSLAAASPTDPLLVARAASERRYLAEVATDHAERTVVLPWQAAAPVGAEHLVRLAHGDH is encoded by the coding sequence ATGGCTTCTGTCGAGATTTTTGACCCGGCGATGTGCTGTTCGACCGGGGTGTGTGGGCCGTCGGTGGACCCGGCGTTGACGCAGTTCGCTGCTGACGTGGAGTGGCTGGGCTCCGCGGGGGTGGAGGTACACCGGTTCGGCTTGTCGACCGAGCCCGGCAAGTTCGTGGAGAACGGCGAGGTCGGCGGGCTACTGAAGGACAAAGGCGAAGAAGCCCTGCCTGCCGTGTTCGTCGACGGTGCACTGCGCACCTCCGGGCGGTACCCGACGCGCGTGGAACTGTCCGAGTGGACGGGGGTGGCCACCGTGCCCACCGATCAGGTCCTCGGCGGTCTGCTGCGGGTGCGCACGCCATTCGTGTTCTTCACCGGTAAGGGCGGCGTGGGCAAGACGTCGACGGCGTCGGCGACGGCGATTGGTCTGGCCGATGCCGGCCGCAGCGTGCTGGTGGTCAGCACCGATCCCGCCTCGAACCTCGGCGAGGTCCTGGAGACCACTGCGGGCAGGGACCCGCAGCCGGTCCCCGGGGTGGCTGGGTTGTTCGTGATGAACCTCGATCCGGGTGAGGCTGCGGCGCAGTATCGGGAGAAGGTCCTCGGCCCGTACCGGGACAGCCTGCCCGTCTCGGCTGTGGAGCAGATCGAGGAACAGCTCTCCGGCGCGTGCACGGTGGAGATCGCCGCGTTCAACGAGTTCGTCGCGTTGCTGACCGATCCGGAGGTCCGCGAGCGGTTCGACCACGTCGTGTTCGACACCGCGCCCACCGGGCACACGCTGCGGTTGCTGAGCCTGCCCAGCGCGTGGTCGGACTTCTTGGCCACCAACCCCGGCGGCGCCTCGTGTCTCGGCCCGCTGGCGGAGATGGGGGCGCAGCAGCAGCGCTACGCCGAGGCGATGCACGCGCTGGCCGACGGCGATCAGACCACGCTGGTCCTGGTGACCCGCCCCGAGCAGGGAGCATTGGCAGAAGCCGGACGGGCGTCTGCTGAGCTGCGGGAACTCGGCGTCGGCAACCAGCGGTTGATCGTCAACGGCGTGTTCACGGCCACCCGCAACGACGACCCGCTGGCACAAGCGTGGCAGCAGCGCGCCGAGCACGCGCTAGAGCAGATGCCCGAGTCGTTGGCGGAAGTGACCGAGGTCGAGTCCGTGCCCCTGCTGCCGGAGCTGCCACTGGGTGTGCCGGGCTTGCGCGCCATGCTCAGTACCACGCTGCCAGCACAATCGGTCTCCACAACCGATACCGTGTTGCCCGCCGGCGTGGCTACCGACCTGCGGGAGCTGGTCGACGAGGTCGCCGCCAACGGCCGCGGGCTGGTGATGACGCTGGGCAAGGGCGGCGTCGGCAAGACCACAGTCGCCTCAGCGGTCGCCGTGGCGCTGGCCCGCCGGGGGCTTCCGGTCACGCTGACCACGACCGACCCGGCCGCGCACCTCGATGCCTCGCTGGGCGACGGTCTTGGTGACCTGGAGGTCACGCGCATTGACCCGGTGGCCGAAACGGCTGCGTATACCGAGGCAGTACTTGCCGAGGCCGGCGCGGAACTGGATGAGCAGGGCCGGGCCTTGCTGGTTGAGGACCTACGGTCGCCCTGCACCGAGGAGATCGCGGTCTTCCACGCGTTCGCCCGCACCGTGGCCGCCGCTCAGGATCGGATCGTGGTGGTCGACACCGCCCCGACCGGGCACACCCTGTTGCTGCTGGATGCCTCGCGTAGCTATCAGCGCCAGTTGTCCCAGCAGACTGGCCAGGCTCCACCGGCCGAAGCAGTGGAACTCCTCGACCGGCTGACCGATCCGGACTACACCCGCGTCGTTCTGGTGAGCCTGCCGGAGGCGACACCCGTACACGAGGCCGCCGCGCTGCAGGGCGACCTCGCTCGGGCGGGCATCAAGCCGTTCGCCTGGGTGGTCAACCAGAGCTTGGCCGCGGCATCCCCGACCGACCCGCTGCTGGTGGCCCGAGCCGCGTCCGAACGCCGCTACCTCGCCGAAGTCGCCACCGACCACGCCGAACGCACCGTGGTGCTGCCCTGGCAGGCCGCAGCACCGGTCGGAGCCGAGCACTTGGTGCGGCTCGCCCACGGCGACCACTAA
- the merA gene encoding mercury(II) reductase, translating into MAFDLAIIGSGGAAFAAAIAARRENRSVVMIERGTVGGTCVNTGCVPSKALLAAAEARHMALSAQRFPGVRASAEEVAFAELIGGKSDLVAAMQQDKYTGLAAEYGWEIIAGQARFVDGPAVEVDLAGGGSRRIEAEHYLVATGSAPRIPQVDGLDEVDYLTSTTAMELTALPESMLVVGGNYVGLEQAQLFSRLGVRVEVVEMLDRLAPAEEPEVSDALARVFAEEGIGVHSGTVLARVRRENGRVVAELRDPRGHARELRVDALLMATGRAPVTDGLGLDAVGVRTGQHGQVVTDEHLRTENPRIWAAGDVTGHPQFVYVAGAHGAVVVDNAFHQAGRTLDYHHLPRVTFTSPQVAAAGLTEVEAQQRGYDCECRVLPLEHVPRALINRDTRGLIKLVAERDTGRLLGAHVLADGAGEVIATAVYALHNQMSVYDMGELWCPYLTMAEALKLAAQTFTRDITKLSCCAA; encoded by the coding sequence ATGGCCTTCGATCTGGCGATCATTGGCTCCGGGGGTGCGGCGTTCGCGGCGGCGATCGCCGCGCGGCGGGAGAACCGCTCGGTGGTGATGATCGAGCGCGGCACCGTCGGGGGTACCTGTGTGAACACAGGCTGCGTGCCCTCGAAAGCGCTGCTGGCTGCCGCCGAAGCGCGGCATATGGCCCTGTCCGCGCAGCGGTTCCCGGGGGTGCGGGCCAGCGCTGAGGAGGTCGCGTTTGCCGAGTTGATCGGCGGGAAAAGTGACCTGGTGGCTGCGATGCAGCAGGACAAGTACACGGGTTTGGCCGCCGAGTACGGCTGGGAGATCATCGCTGGCCAGGCGCGGTTCGTGGACGGCCCCGCGGTGGAGGTCGACCTCGCCGGGGGCGGGAGCCGCCGGATCGAGGCCGAGCACTATCTCGTCGCCACCGGCTCGGCCCCGCGGATACCGCAGGTGGACGGGCTGGACGAGGTGGACTACCTGACCTCGACCACGGCGATGGAACTGACGGCCCTGCCGGAATCGATGCTGGTCGTCGGGGGCAACTATGTCGGCCTGGAACAGGCTCAATTGTTCTCTCGCCTCGGGGTGCGCGTGGAGGTGGTCGAGATGCTGGACCGACTGGCTCCGGCCGAGGAACCCGAGGTCTCCGACGCGCTCGCGCGGGTCTTCGCCGAGGAAGGCATCGGCGTGCACTCCGGCACCGTCCTGGCGCGGGTGCGACGCGAGAACGGGCGGGTCGTCGCCGAGCTGCGCGACCCGCGGGGGCACGCTCGCGAGTTGCGGGTCGACGCCCTGTTGATGGCCACCGGGCGCGCCCCGGTCACCGACGGGTTGGGGCTGGACGCCGTCGGCGTACGGACGGGGCAGCACGGCCAGGTCGTCACCGATGAACACCTGCGCACCGAGAACCCCCGGATTTGGGCCGCGGGTGACGTGACCGGGCACCCGCAGTTCGTCTACGTCGCGGGCGCGCACGGCGCGGTCGTGGTCGACAACGCCTTCCACCAGGCAGGCCGAACGCTGGATTACCACCACCTGCCGCGGGTGACCTTCACCAGCCCCCAGGTCGCCGCCGCGGGCCTCACCGAGGTCGAGGCCCAGCAGCGGGGTTACGACTGCGAATGCCGGGTCCTGCCGCTGGAACATGTGCCGCGCGCCCTGATCAACCGCGACACGCGCGGGCTGATCAAGCTGGTCGCCGAACGTGACACCGGCCGGCTGCTCGGTGCGCACGTGCTCGCTGACGGCGCCGGGGAGGTGATCGCCACTGCGGTCTACGCGCTGCACAACCAGATGAGCGTCTACGACATGGGCGAGCTGTGGTGCCCGTATCTGACGATGGCCGAGGCCCTCAAACTCGCCGCCCAAACCTTCACCCGCGACATCACCAAACTCTCCTGCTGCGCCGCCTGA
- a CDS encoding DUF2180 family protein, with protein sequence MHCFDCAEQNVDRPAVGTCMDCGVGVCAQHARPDRRPVTCRMTAGIVPIQQPARVAARILRCSACAQVRTTVAACETQGGRDC encoded by the coding sequence ATGCACTGCTTCGACTGCGCCGAACAGAACGTCGACAGGCCCGCTGTTGGGACCTGTATGGACTGTGGGGTGGGCGTGTGCGCCCAACACGCCCGCCCCGACCGCCGCCCCGTCACCTGCCGGATGACCGCTGGCATCGTCCCCATACAGCAGCCGGCACGAGTGGCAGCTCGTATCCTGCGCTGCTCCGCCTGCGCCCAGGTCCGCACGACTGTCGCGGCCTGCGAAACACAGGGCGGCCGGGACTGCTAA
- a CDS encoding arsenic transporter encodes MTVAAILIFLATLTLVIWQPKGLGIGWSALGGAIVALATTVVHFSDVPTVVGIVWNATLAFVAVIIISLILDECGFFEWAALHVARWGRGHGRVLFVLIVLLGAAIAAVFANDGAALILTPIVMQIMLALRFSPKASLGFVMATGFIADTGSLPLVVSNLVNIVSADFFGIDFARFAAVMVPVGLVSVAASLGVLLLYFRRSIPKTYDVTALRQPAEAISDQLTFRTGWVVLALLLVGYFGADPIGVPLSVVAGAGAVILIAVAARKPAFAFPQAVRQPLPAPVGAGSAEISEQHSVGDPRNTADAGDLAAAPATPDDDRPTGPRHIPVGKVIREAPWQIVLFSIGMYLVVYGLRNQGLTGELAKLFGFFADHGVLAAALGTGLVVAVLSSIMNNMPTVLIAALAIGAVGATGLTHEAMVYANVIGSDLGPKITPIGSLATLLWLHVLDRKGMHIGWGRYFRTGIVLTIPVLLITLAALAGWLTVIGT; translated from the coding sequence ATGACTGTGGCAGCAATCCTGATCTTCCTCGCCACGCTCACCCTGGTGATCTGGCAACCCAAGGGCCTGGGTATCGGCTGGAGCGCGCTGGGCGGTGCGATCGTGGCCCTGGCCACCACGGTGGTGCACTTTTCCGACGTGCCCACCGTGGTCGGCATCGTCTGGAACGCGACGCTGGCCTTCGTCGCCGTGATCATCATTTCCCTGATCCTCGACGAATGCGGCTTCTTCGAGTGGGCCGCACTCCATGTCGCTCGGTGGGGGCGCGGCCACGGACGTGTGCTGTTCGTGTTGATCGTGCTGCTCGGGGCCGCGATCGCCGCGGTGTTCGCCAACGACGGCGCCGCGCTGATCCTGACCCCGATCGTCATGCAGATCATGCTCGCGCTGCGCTTCTCCCCGAAGGCATCGCTGGGGTTCGTGATGGCCACCGGGTTCATCGCCGACACCGGCAGCCTGCCGCTGGTCGTGTCCAACCTGGTCAACATCGTCTCCGCCGACTTCTTCGGCATCGACTTCGCCCGCTTCGCCGCGGTCATGGTCCCGGTCGGCCTCGTTTCCGTGGCCGCCAGCCTGGGCGTGCTCCTGCTGTACTTCCGCCGCTCGATCCCCAAGACCTACGACGTCACTGCCCTGCGTCAGCCGGCGGAGGCCATCAGCGACCAGTTGACCTTCCGCACCGGCTGGGTCGTGCTCGCATTGCTGCTCGTCGGCTACTTCGGCGCCGACCCCATCGGTGTTCCGCTGTCGGTGGTGGCCGGCGCCGGTGCGGTGATCCTCATCGCCGTCGCCGCCCGCAAGCCCGCCTTCGCCTTCCCGCAGGCAGTCCGCCAGCCGCTTCCCGCACCCGTGGGTGCAGGCAGCGCCGAGATCTCAGAGCAGCACTCGGTGGGCGATCCGCGAAACACCGCGGACGCGGGCGATCTCGCCGCAGCCCCAGCCACGCCCGACGACGACCGTCCCACCGGACCGCGACACATCCCGGTCGGCAAGGTCATCCGGGAAGCACCCTGGCAGATCGTGCTGTTTTCCATCGGCATGTATCTCGTCGTCTACGGCCTGCGCAACCAGGGACTGACCGGTGAGCTGGCCAAGCTGTTCGGATTCTTCGCCGACCACGGGGTGCTGGCCGCCGCACTCGGCACCGGGCTGGTCGTGGCCGTGCTGTCGTCGATCATGAACAACATGCCCACAGTGCTTATCGCCGCGCTGGCCATCGGCGCCGTCGGCGCAACCGGGCTCACCCACGAAGCGATGGTCTACGCCAACGTCATCGGCTCCGACCTCGGACCCAAGATCACCCCGATCGGCAGCCTGGCCACCCTGCTGTGGCTGCACGTGCTCGACCGCAAGGGAATGCACATCGGCTGGGGCCGCTACTTCCGCACCGGCATCGTCCTCACCATCCCCGTCCTGCTCATCACGCTAGCCGCGTTGGCCGGGTGGCTCACCGTCATCGGCACCTAA
- a CDS encoding MerR family transcriptional regulator, producing the protein MTVGELSRRTGVPIKTLRQYSDWGLIYTIGRSAANYRLFDADALWCVHLIGQLRGLGLTVAEIRELTGTADPIGPRLAWLLQRSRQRLSARIDELQQTLRRIDEFEDAHRTELAGRGGVCWPGDPRCVAHA; encoded by the coding sequence ATGACCGTGGGGGAGTTGTCCCGCCGTACCGGCGTCCCGATCAAAACGTTGCGCCAGTACAGCGACTGGGGCTTGATCTACACCATCGGTCGCAGCGCGGCGAATTACCGACTCTTCGACGCCGACGCCCTGTGGTGTGTCCACCTGATCGGCCAGCTCCGCGGCCTCGGGCTCACCGTGGCCGAGATCCGCGAGCTGACCGGCACCGCCGATCCGATCGGCCCCCGTCTGGCCTGGTTGCTTCAGCGGTCACGACAGCGCCTGTCCGCACGGATCGACGAGTTGCAGCAGACACTGCGGCGCATCGACGAGTTCGAGGATGCCCACCGCACAGAACTAGCCGGGCGGGGTGGGGTGTGCTGGCCGGGTGACCCCCGCTGCGTCGCGCACGCTTGA